A genome region from Pseudomonas sp. S06B 330 includes the following:
- the sutA gene encoding transcriptional regulator SutA: protein MSDDDLETDDLEVGDEDEGDDGLEAAAEDVADDSGDDSPVPAAKGKSKSAAVSVDDMPSMEAKQKERDALAKAMEEFLSRGGKVQEVEANVVADPPKKPDNKYGSRPI, encoded by the coding sequence ATGAGCGACGATGATCTGGAAACTGACGACCTCGAAGTAGGCGACGAAGACGAAGGTGATGACGGCCTCGAAGCGGCAGCTGAAGATGTAGCTGACGACAGTGGTGATGACAGCCCGGTACCTGCTGCCAAAGGCAAGTCCAAGTCGGCCGCCGTCTCGGTAGACGATATGCCGAGCATGGAAGCCAAGCAGAAGGAGCGCGATGCGCTGGCCAAGGCCATGGAAGAGTTTCTCTCCCGTGGTGGCAAGGTGCAGGAAGTGGAGGCCAATGTGGTCGCCGATCCGCCCAAGAAACCGGACAACAAGTACGGTAGCCGCCCTATCTGA
- a CDS encoding DUF484 family protein, with protein MSDQPQAPAEQPTDLSAEGSTPAFGAEAVVAYLRDNPTFFAEHDELLSELHIPHQRGDTVSLVERQLTLLRGRNIEMRHRLSQLMDVARDNDRLFDKTRRLILDLLDADSLEAVVMAVEDSLRQEFKVPFVSLILFGETAAPVGRWVNSADAQQAIGGLLCSGKTVSGNLRDHELDFLFGEEQRKEVGSTAVATLNHQGLHGVLAIASRDPQHYKSSVGTLFLSYIAEVLGRVVPRFTQTLRPVR; from the coding sequence ATGAGCGATCAGCCCCAGGCACCCGCCGAACAGCCCACCGACCTTAGCGCCGAGGGTTCAACGCCCGCCTTCGGGGCTGAGGCCGTGGTTGCCTACCTGCGCGACAACCCGACGTTCTTCGCCGAGCACGATGAATTGCTCAGTGAACTGCACATCCCTCACCAGCGCGGCGACACTGTTTCGCTGGTAGAGCGCCAGCTCACGTTGCTGCGCGGCCGCAACATCGAGATGCGTCACCGCCTCTCGCAGTTGATGGACGTAGCACGCGACAACGACCGCTTGTTCGACAAGACCCGCCGACTGATCCTCGACCTGCTCGATGCCGACAGCCTGGAAGCGGTGGTCATGGCGGTTGAAGACAGCCTGCGCCAAGAATTCAAGGTGCCCTTTGTCAGCCTGATCCTGTTCGGTGAAACCGCCGCGCCGGTCGGCCGTTGGGTCAACAGCGCCGACGCACAGCAAGCCATCGGTGGCCTGCTGTGCAGCGGCAAGACCGTCAGCGGCAACCTGCGCGATCATGAACTGGACTTTTTGTTCGGTGAAGAGCAACGCAAGGAAGTCGGCTCAACGGCCGTTGCCACACTTAACCACCAAGGCCTGCACGGCGTCCTGGCCATCGCCAGCCGTGACCCGCAGCACTACAAGAGCAGCGTCGGCACCCTGTTTCTCAGTTACATCGCCGAAGTGCTTGGCCGCGTGGTGCCGCGCTTTACCCAGACCTTGCGCCCGGTGCGCTGA
- the dapF gene encoding diaminopimelate epimerase has product MLLRFTKMHGLGNDFMVLDLVSQHAHILPKHAKQWGDRHTGIGFDQLLIVEAPSNPEVDFRYRIFNADGSEVEQCGNGARCFARFVLDKRLTAKKRIRVETKGGIIELDVRNDGQICVDMGPPRLVPAEIPFDAPAQALSYPLEVDGQQVELAAVSMGNPHAVLRVNDINNAPVHQLGPQIEHHPRFPQRVNVGFIQVIDRHRAQLRVWERGAGETQACGTGACAAAVAAISQGWMDSPLLIDLPGGRLSIEWGGPGKPVLMTGPAVRVFEGQVRL; this is encoded by the coding sequence ATGCTGCTGCGTTTTACCAAAATGCATGGGCTGGGCAATGACTTCATGGTCCTTGACCTGGTCAGCCAGCATGCGCATATCCTGCCCAAGCACGCCAAGCAATGGGGTGACCGTCATACCGGTATCGGCTTCGACCAGTTGCTGATCGTCGAAGCACCGAGCAACCCGGAGGTGGATTTCCGCTATCGGATTTTCAACGCCGACGGTTCCGAGGTTGAGCAGTGTGGCAACGGTGCGCGTTGCTTTGCCCGCTTCGTGCTGGACAAACGCCTGACCGCGAAAAAGCGTATCCGCGTCGAAACCAAGGGCGGCATCATTGAGCTGGACGTACGCAACGACGGGCAGATCTGCGTTGACATGGGGCCGCCACGGCTGGTCCCGGCCGAGATTCCCTTCGATGCACCGGCGCAGGCCCTGAGTTACCCGCTGGAAGTGGACGGGCAGCAGGTCGAGCTGGCCGCCGTGTCGATGGGCAATCCCCATGCGGTGCTGCGCGTCAACGACATCAATAACGCTCCGGTTCACCAACTGGGCCCACAGATCGAGCATCACCCGCGCTTCCCGCAGCGGGTCAATGTCGGCTTCATCCAGGTCATCGATCGCCACCGTGCTCAACTGCGTGTCTGGGAGCGTGGTGCTGGGGAAACCCAGGCATGTGGTACCGGCGCTTGCGCTGCGGCCGTAGCCGCGATCAGCCAGGGCTGGATGGACTCGCCACTGCTGATCGACCTTCCCGGTGGGCGCCTGTCCATCGAGTGGGGCGGTCCGGGCAAACCGGTGCTGATGACTGGCCCAGCCGTACGCGTGTTTGAAGGACAGGTTCGACTATGA
- the lysA gene encoding diaminopimelate decarboxylase, with translation MDAFNYRDGELFAEGVALSAIAEKFGTPTYVYSRAHIEAQYRSYADALQGVSHLVCFAVKANSNLGVLNVLARLGAGFDIVSGGELERVLAAGGRADRVVFSGVGKTREDMRRALEVGVHCFNVESTDELERLQVVAAEMGLRAPISLRVNPDVDAGTHPYISTGLKENKFGIAIADAEEVYIRAAQLPNLEVVGVDCHIGSQLTTLEPFLDALDRLLALIDRLGDCGIHLRHLDLGGGVGVRYRDEEPPLAGDYIKAIRERLGDRDLALVFEPGRYIVANAGVLLSRVEYLKHTEHKDFAIVDAAMNDLIRPALYQAWMNVTAVQPRAGEGRTYDVVGPICETGDFLAKERTLNLAEGDLLAVHSAGAYGFVMSSNYNTRGRCAEILVDGDQAFEVRRRETVAELFAGESLLPE, from the coding sequence ATGGACGCTTTCAATTACCGCGACGGTGAACTGTTCGCGGAAGGCGTGGCCCTGTCGGCCATCGCCGAAAAATTCGGCACGCCCACCTACGTGTACTCACGCGCCCACATTGAGGCCCAGTACCGTAGCTACGCTGATGCCCTGCAGGGTGTTTCCCACCTGGTCTGCTTTGCTGTCAAAGCCAACTCCAACCTCGGTGTGCTGAATGTGTTGGCTCGCCTGGGCGCGGGTTTCGACATCGTTTCCGGTGGTGAGCTGGAACGTGTCCTGGCCGCTGGCGGCCGTGCCGATCGCGTGGTGTTCTCCGGTGTCGGCAAGACCCGCGAAGACATGCGTCGTGCCCTGGAAGTCGGTGTGCACTGCTTCAACGTCGAGTCCACCGATGAGCTCGAACGCCTGCAAGTGGTTGCCGCCGAGATGGGCCTGCGTGCGCCGATTTCGCTACGGGTCAACCCGGATGTCGACGCCGGCACCCACCCGTACATTTCCACCGGCCTGAAAGAGAACAAATTCGGCATCGCCATCGCCGATGCTGAAGAGGTCTACATCCGCGCCGCCCAGCTGCCGAATCTGGAAGTGGTCGGGGTCGACTGCCATATCGGTTCGCAGCTGACCACTCTGGAGCCGTTCCTCGACGCCCTCGACCGCCTGCTGGCGCTGATCGACCGCCTCGGCGACTGTGGCATCCACCTGCGTCACCTGGACCTGGGTGGCGGTGTTGGCGTGCGTTACCGTGACGAAGAGCCGCCGCTGGCTGGCGATTACATCAAGGCCATCCGCGAGCGCCTTGGCGACCGCGACCTGGCCTTGGTGTTCGAACCGGGCCGCTACATCGTGGCCAACGCTGGCGTCCTGCTGAGCCGCGTTGAATACCTCAAGCACACCGAACATAAAGACTTCGCCATCGTTGACGCGGCGATGAACGACCTGATTCGCCCCGCCCTGTACCAGGCCTGGATGAACGTCACCGCGGTGCAGCCGCGCGCTGGCGAAGGCCGCACTTACGACGTGGTCGGCCCGATCTGTGAAACCGGCGACTTCCTGGCCAAAGAGCGCACGCTCAACCTGGCCGAAGGCGATCTGCTGGCGGTGCACTCGGCGGGCGCCTATGGTTTTGTCATGAGCTCGAACTACAACACCCGTGGCCGTTGCGCTGAAATCCTGGTCGATGGTGACCAGGCCTTCGAAGTACGTCGCCGCGAAACCGTAGCCGAGTTGTTCGCTGGCGAAAGCCTGCTGCCGGAGTAA
- the xerC gene encoding tyrosine recombinase XerC gives MERQLQAFSAHLRNERQVSEHTQLAYRRDLDNVLAFCAKSGIDSWNALQIQHLRQFIARQHHQGQSSRSLARLLSAVRGFYRYLNREGVCSHDPANGLAAPKGERRLPKTLDTDRALQLLEGAVEDEFLARRDQAMLELFYSSGLRLSELTSLNIDQLDLPAGLVQVHGKGSKTRVLPVGRKAREALEQWLALRGSSAPQDGAVFVSQQGRRLGPRAIQLRVQAAGARELGQNLHPHMLRHSFASHLLESSQDLRAVQEMLGHADIATTQIYTHLDFQHLAAVYDSAHPRAKRSKGSD, from the coding sequence ATGGAACGCCAGCTGCAGGCTTTCAGCGCGCACCTGCGCAACGAACGCCAGGTGTCCGAGCATACCCAGCTGGCCTACCGTCGCGACCTCGACAATGTCCTGGCCTTCTGCGCCAAGAGCGGGATCGATAGCTGGAATGCCTTGCAGATCCAGCACCTGCGTCAGTTCATTGCCCGCCAGCATCATCAGGGGCAATCATCACGCAGCCTGGCGCGCCTGCTCTCGGCGGTGCGTGGTTTCTACCGCTACCTCAACCGTGAAGGCGTGTGCAGCCACGATCCAGCCAACGGCCTGGCAGCACCCAAGGGCGAACGACGCCTGCCCAAGACTCTCGACACCGACCGTGCCCTGCAACTGCTCGAAGGCGCGGTGGAAGACGAGTTTCTCGCCCGTCGCGACCAGGCCATGCTTGAGCTGTTTTACTCCTCAGGCCTGCGTCTGTCGGAGCTGACCAGCCTGAACATCGACCAATTGGACCTGCCCGCCGGCCTGGTCCAGGTCCACGGCAAAGGCAGCAAGACCCGCGTGTTGCCGGTCGGCCGCAAAGCCCGCGAAGCCCTTGAGCAATGGCTAGCCCTGCGCGGCAGCAGCGCCCCGCAAGATGGCGCGGTGTTCGTCAGCCAGCAAGGACGGCGCCTGGGGCCACGCGCCATACAACTGCGCGTGCAAGCCGCTGGCGCACGGGAGTTGGGCCAGAACTTGCACCCGCACATGTTACGTCACTCCTTTGCCAGTCACCTGCTGGAGTCGTCCCAGGACCTGCGCGCCGTACAGGAGATGCTCGGCCATGCCGACATCGCCACCACTCAGATCTACACTCACCTTGATTTCCAGCACCTGGCCGCTGTCTATGACAGCGCCCATCCCCGGGCCAAACGCAGTAAGGGCAGCGATTGA
- a CDS encoding HAD family hydrolase gives MSIELITFDLDDTLWDTAPVIVSAEAILRDWLAANAPDLGAVPVEHLYAIRERLVQAEPGLKHRISALRRRVLFHALEDVGYSENKARELANEGFEVFLHARHQIDIFPEVQPVLEILRRHYTLGVVTNGNADVRRLGLADYFKFALCAEDIGIGKPDPQPFLEALRQGQVEAHAAVHIGDHPGDDIAGAQRAGLRAIWFNPQGKAWEAENRPDAEIQRLSQLPELLNSWR, from the coding sequence ATGAGCATCGAACTGATCACCTTTGATCTTGACGACACCCTGTGGGATACCGCCCCGGTAATCGTCAGCGCCGAAGCCATCCTACGTGACTGGCTAGCCGCCAACGCGCCCGACCTTGGCGCTGTACCCGTGGAGCATCTGTACGCTATCCGCGAGCGCCTGGTACAGGCCGAGCCAGGGCTCAAGCACCGCATCAGCGCCTTGCGCCGCCGCGTGTTGTTCCATGCCCTGGAAGATGTTGGCTACAGCGAGAACAAAGCCCGCGAGCTGGCCAACGAAGGCTTCGAGGTGTTTCTCCACGCCCGGCATCAGATCGATATCTTCCCCGAGGTTCAACCGGTACTGGAAATTCTCCGGCGCCATTACACCCTTGGCGTTGTCACCAACGGCAATGCCGATGTGCGTCGCCTGGGGTTAGCCGACTACTTCAAGTTTGCCCTCTGCGCCGAAGACATCGGCATCGGCAAACCTGACCCACAACCTTTCCTCGAAGCCTTGCGTCAGGGCCAGGTTGAAGCTCACGCCGCTGTGCATATCGGCGATCACCCTGGTGATGATATTGCCGGCGCCCAACGGGCGGGCCTGCGGGCGATCTGGTTCAATCCACAGGGCAAGGCCTGGGAGGCCGAGAACCGTCCTGATGCCGAGATCCAGCGCCTCTCGCAACTGCCCGAGCTGCTCAATAGCTGGCGATAG